From a single Larimichthys crocea isolate SSNF chromosome XIII, L_crocea_2.0, whole genome shotgun sequence genomic region:
- the LOC104934039 gene encoding protein rapunzel isoform X2 has protein sequence MTNQLQKLVAEKKDMVETVMEVFEQGAEVVASIAGDLFPVFSIAAPIVKLALDNVESKEAVFMKEQFQKVRDRLEAVSEEVQRINDEIKKSGLDAVYFPLEENITNQFRKYMDILNAKPKFREVKKKLFLDHFAKTGGDKNLITLYNAVTGDNFSGESVLEITLNYEEKSRRPVEDFCARLKKLFCIGLIALLGHAALKGYDEEDVLLKDWGEKMKVIQDKMNAVIEDCIVSFPKQAELDSRRLVRDESNLTYQQLADAIIQKLKKKYDWVGWSVRVFKTPSGLFANKKDFHCSTGKSRFQVPSSDEKLNVWVSYSSSAEPVDRNHIEQLIQSQKKLTVVSVAELLFEKLPGDCVVHTVKTSKDLACAWSFRDELHYWEEHKNFYVCVHSA, from the coding sequence ATGACAAACCAGCTACAGAAGCTTGTAGCGGAGAAGAAGGATATGGTGGAGACTGTGATGGAAGTGTTTGAACAGGGAGCTGAAGTGGTGGCCAGTATCGCCGGTGACCTCTTCCCTGTTTTCTCCATCGCTGCCCCAATTGTTAAACTGGCTCTGGACAATGTAGAAAGCAAAGAGGCTGTGTTCATGAAGGAGCAGTTTCAGAAGGTGCGTGATCGCCTGGAGGCGGTCTCGGAGGAGGTTCAGCGAATCAATGATGAGATCAAGAAGAGCGGATTGGATGCTGTGTATTTCCCACTGGAGGAGAACATCACTAACCAGTTCAGGAAGTACATGGACATCCTCAACGCCAAACCCAAGTTCCGGGAGGTCAAGAAGAAGCTTTTCCTGGACCACTTTGCCAAGACCGGCGGTGACAAAAACCTGATCACACTCTACAACGCTGTGACGGGAGATAACTTCTCTGGGGAATCTGTGCTCGAGATCACCCTGAACTACGAGGAGAAGAGTCGCCGGCCAGTGGAGGACTTCTGTGCCAGGCTGAAGAAGCTCTTCTGTATCGGGCTCATCGCGCTGTTGGGTCACGCTGCTCTGAAAGGATATGACGAGGAGGATGTGCTTCTGAAAGACTGGGGTGAGAAGATGAAGGTTATCCAGGATAAAATGAATGCTGTCATTGAAGACTGCATCGTCAGCTTCCCTAAACAAGCTGAGCTGGATTCCCGTCGCCTGGTGAGAGACGAGTCAAACTTAACCTACCAGCAGCTAGCAGATGCTATCATACAGAAACTAAAGAAGAAATACGACTGGGTGGGCTGGTCTGTCCGCGTTTTCAAGACCCCTTCAGGCCTGTTCGCTAATAAGAAGGATTTCCACTGCTCGACAGGCAAGAGTCGCTTCCAGGTCCCTTCGTCAGATGAGAAACTTAACGTCTGGGTGTCCTACAGCTCCTCGGCTGAGCCTGTGGATAGGAATCACATCGAGCAGCTGATCCAGAGTCAGAAGAAACTCACGGTGGTGAGTGTAGCAGAGCTACTCTTTGAGAAGCTGCCCGGCGACTGCGTGGTCCACACGGTCAAAACCAGCAAAGATCTGGCCTGCGCCTGGAGCTTCAGAGATGAGCTCCACTACTGGGAGGAGCACAAAAACTTCTACGTCTGCGTTCACTCGGCTTGA